CTAAGGAAGAGCAGATACTCTTTCCTTACATCAAGGCGATGGTACAGGCAAAGGCAAAAGAGTTTCCCTTATCAAAGCCTCATTTTGGAGATATTGAAAACCCCATTCAGATGATGGAGCAGGAGCACGAAGAAGAGGGCTTCAGGTTTCGTCAGATTGCAGAATTGACCGGTGGTTATGAATGTCCTCCGGATGGATGTCAAACCTACAAGGTGGCATATGCCATGCTCAAGGAGTTTGAAGAAGATTTACACAAGCACATTCACCTGGAAAACAACATCTTATTTCCGGAGGCCAGAAAACTGTTCAGGGAATTCTCATTCAGTAATTCATAAACCCCAATAATCATGAAAATTCTAAATCAATACCTTATTGCCGCTTCGTTTTTGGTGTTGCTTTCGGCCTGTGGTGGCGGAGGTAAAAGCCGGATTGAGCAAATCAAAGAGCAATCGAAAGTGGAGCCATCCGATCCATACGAAAACTGGAAGCAATTTCACGGAGTAGGTCCTGTGAAGGCATTCACACTGCCCACAGAAGTAGATCAGCAACTGGTAGCCAAGGGCCAGGAAATATTTGAATCTAAATGTACTGCCTGCCACAAAGTGGATAAGAAGTTCATTGGTCCATCACCTAAGGACATTTTGTCCAGAAGAAACCCCGCCTGGGTGATGAACATGATCCTGGATCCGGGAAAAATGGTTCAGGAAGACGCCATCGCGAAGAAGTTATTGATGGAATATAACGGGTCTCCTATGGCCAATCAAAACCTATCGGAAGAAGAAGCAAGATCCGTCCTGGAGTACTTCAGGACATTGTAGCAACTAAATCATATGATGATGAAAACTAAATCAATTATGTCAATGATGGCCGTACTGGCCATGGGAGTGATGCTCTCCTGTTCATCAGGTAATACTGAGCGTACAGACGATCAGGCCACTTCTGCAGCAACGAGTCATCCTAAAGGACAAGCCTCTGTCTCGGATAATGTTTCAGACAGGAACATCCTACAGGTAGCCGTAGCTTCTGATGCGCATACCACGCTGGTGGCAG
This Marinoscillum sp. 108 DNA region includes the following protein-coding sequences:
- a CDS encoding c-type cytochrome, with amino-acid sequence MKILNQYLIAASFLVLLSACGGGGKSRIEQIKEQSKVEPSDPYENWKQFHGVGPVKAFTLPTEVDQQLVAKGQEIFESKCTACHKVDKKFIGPSPKDILSRRNPAWVMNMILDPGKMVQEDAIAKKLLMEYNGSPMANQNLSEEEARSVLEYFRTL